The Pyrenophora tritici-repentis strain M4 chromosome 10, whole genome shotgun sequence genome contains a region encoding:
- a CDS encoding Methyltrn-RNA-3 domain containing protein: MPSRTAENIKKRKASASASVVVHQNSHDNSSPTKKRKSDNQEQSMEDVDTSKPTAIFNPTKGRDWTVTIALPGSWTLNAKKPDHKTIQVGRIARAAAIYCVDEIVVFDDDPVNIDPRVIDPKYIRKGRSKQQVLDSILEQDEAWQNPDQFLYHLLSFAECPPHLRYDREDHRLSIFKEHQNLKWVGNLPSMDMPHHLRSHEWCQYREGVFVGPAPPLPSTPKSKKSKKSKDEQGYAYVKCGLPYPVRVPTPKDVPIEEGMRTTVRFANIDPPNNWPHLSQVDCDNLDATACAASLPREEGGYYWGYTVRRAACLSDVYSECEYPGGYDFSIGTSERGQSVYSFISGVGPSQSVTWTGDVAKAPESFKHLLIVFGGQAGIEPAVANDPVLGKELNKSTANSIFDAWINLVPAQGSRTIRTEEAVTIGLCSLKPWIDSMREE, from the exons ATGCCGTCGCGAACCGCAGAAAACATAAAG AAGCGCAAGGCATCGGCCTCGGCCTCGGTCGTAGTTCATCAAAACTCACATGACAACTCCAGCCCAACTAAGAAGAGGAAAAGCGATAATCAGGAGCAATCCATGGAAGATGTTGATACATCGAAACCCACTGCGATTTTCAATCCAACCAAAGGCCGAGACTGGACCGTCACCATCGCCTTACCTGGTAGCTGGACTCTCAACGCGAAGAAGCCCGACCACAAGACCATTCAAGTCGGCCGCATCGCACGCGCAGCGGCCATCTACTGTGTCGACGAAATTGTTGTGTTCGACGATGATCCCGTCAATATCGACCCCAGAGTCATCGACCCCAAGTACATTCGGAAAGGACGGTCAAAGCAACAAGTCCTAGATTCTATCCTGGAGCAAGATGAAGCATGGCAAAACCCAGACCAATTTCTATATCATTTGCTATCCTTTGCCGAGTGCCCTCCTCATTTGAGGTATGATCGCGAGGATCATCGGTTGAGTATCTTTAAGGAACATCAAAACCTCAAATGGGTTGGCAACCTGCCCAGCATGGACATGCCACATCATCTCAGGAGCCATGAGTGGTGTCAATACCGTGAGGGTGTCTTTGTCGGTCCAGCACCCCCGCTGCCGTCTACGCCCAAGAGCAAGAAATCAAAGAAATCAAAGGATGAGCAAGGATACGCATATGTCAAATGTGGTCTTCCGTATCCAGTTCGGGTTCCGACACCAAAGGATGTACCCATCGAGGAGGGCATGCGCACCACGGTCCGCTTTGCCAATATCGACCCACCGAATAATTGGCCACATCTTTCGCAAGTCGACTGCGATAACCTGGATGCTACAGCATGCGCTGCTAGTCTACCGCGTGAGGAGGGAGGCTACTACTGGGGTTACACCGTCCGACGCGCTGCGTGCCTCAGCGACGTCTATTCTGAATGCGAATACCCCGGCGGCTATGACTTTTCCATTGGCACCTCAGAGCGTGGCCAATCTGTCTACTCATTCATCTCGGGCGTCGGTCCATCTCAATCAGTCACGTGGACAGGAGATGTCGCCAAAGCCCCCGAATCCTTCAAGCACTTGCTTATCGTGTTTGGCGGTCAGGCCGGTATAGAACCGGCAGTGGCCAACGACCCGGTACTTGGGAAGGAGCTTAACAAGTCCACGGCAAACTCTATTTTTGACGCGtggatcaatctggtgccGGCACAAGGCAGTAGGACAATCAGGACCGAGGAGGCGGTCACTATCGGTCTTTGTTCGCTCAAGCCTTGGATTGATAGCATGAGAGAGGAGTGA
- a CDS encoding PEX10, RING-finger-containing E3 ubiquitin ligase, whose protein sequence is MRPFNNRKGQTSITHLMNFSLPPRPTNNQSHSYGRNYRRNPTWGLGSGYHAVDKARYVHANYRFIVDPRGDYRAQSVDADIHLDWNNVLQILASELSQEASCPICLGTPVAPRMARCGHIFCLPCLIRYMQSEDDGKAPEKRARSKKCPLCFDTIYASETRPVRWYTGQEGEPPREGGDVVLRLVVRPAGSTLAMPRDGADALAKDEDIPWYHAAEVTDYARVMRGGEDYMLKQLDQEIVKLEQQGKEDEVMFAEDSMEWTKKAIRSIREAKEKLKGIGNPPEEPAKPAEPKMKRAPIVFEQGAAPDMYTIQNASKAGQDFTAAQSSTGNGPAQDKDRTMSVSSHSSAAGHDISLTLAELRNRQQHEHHKTPSEYFFYQALLHYYLSPLDIRILKAAFGNFASFPSTILPRVEHVSTGHVVDDELRKRTKYLAHLPYGCEVGFLECDWTDTVAPEILERFRPEIERRRKKHTEKETKEEKARQRAEKAEYAEFASSRRRRPSFTERFSADDFQPLASGSTSEVQPTMDGDHTSTSPPWPSRRGDGFASLASPSTSPSAPRTVWGTAMVAGASPVLAPQDHHDGDDGWLQGWEKDLLSEEDMLAQVQAMSLAEGEETPKKQAGGKKKKGKKITLMSTNVRRGA, encoded by the exons ATGCGTCCATTCAACAACCGCAAGGGCCAGACGTCCATCACCCACCTGATGAACTTCAGTCTGCCGCCACGGCCCACGAACAACCAGTCGCACAGCTATGGAAGAAATTACCGTCGCAATCCAACCTGGGGTCTCGGGTCTGGTTACCACGCCGTCGACAAGGCAAG ATATGTGCATGCCAACTATCGCTTCATTGTAGATCCGCGTGGCGACTACCGCGCCCAGAGTGTAGACGCAGATATTCATCTGGACTGGAATAACGTCCTCCAAATATTGGCGTCCGAGCTCTCACAAGAGGCCTCCTGTCCCATTTGCCTCGGGACTCCAGTAGCCCCGCGCATGGCCAGATGTGGTCACATTTTCTGTCTCCCCTGCCTCATACGCTACATGCAGTCCGAAGACGATGGCAAAGCCCCGGAGAAGAGGGCGCGTTCCAAGAAGTGTCCACTATGCTTTGACACCATCTACGCTTCAGAGACCAGACCCGTTCGCTGGTATACGGGGCAAGAGGGCGAGCCTCCACGAGAGGGAGGTGACGTTGTCTTGCGCTTAGTCGTCAGGCCTGCTGGTAGTACTCTGGCCATGCCGCGCGACGGAGCCGATGCTCTAGCCAAAGACGAAGACATCCCCTGGTACCACGCTGCCGAAGTCACCGACTATGCCCGTGTAATGCGAGGTGGAGAGGATTACATGCTCAAGCAGCTGGATCAAGAGATTGTCAAGCTGGAGCAGCAGGGCAAAGAAGACGAGGTCATGTTCGCAGAAGACAGCATGGAGTGGACTAAGAAAGCAATCCGAAGTATACGTGAGGCAAAGGAAAAGCTTAAAGGAATCGGAAATCCCCCAGAGGAGCCAGCGAAACCGGCAGAACCAAAGATGAAGCGAGCGCCAATCGTTTTCGAACAAGGAGCTGCACCGGACATGTACACGATTCAGAACGCTTCCAAGGCAGGCCAAGACTTTACAGCAGCACAGAGTAGCACCGGGAATGGACCTGCCCAAGACAAAGACAGGACCATGTCTGTCTCGTCTCACTCGTCAGCTGCAGGTCACGATATTTCCCTCACTCTCGCGGAGCTACGCAACCGACAACAACACGAGCATCACAAGACTCCGTCTGAATACTTCTTTTATCAAGCACTTCTGCATTATTATTTATCACCACTCGACATTCGTATTTTGAAAGCCGCTTTCGGCAATTTTGCATCATTTCCTTCGACTATTTTACCCCGCGTCGAACATGTTTCCACAGGCCATGTGGTCGATGACGAGCTGAGGAAGCGCACCAAATACCTGGCTCATCTACCATATGGGTGTGAGGTTGGTTTCCTCGAATGCGATTGGACTGATACCGTCGCACCCGAGATTTTGGAGCGATTTAGGCCTGAGATTGAGAGAAGACGCAAGAAACATACAGAAAAGGAGACgaaggaggagaaggcgCGACAACGCGCGGAGAAGGCCGAGTACGCCGAATTCGCCTCGTCGCGTAGGAGGCGACCCAGCTTTACTGAAAGGTTTTCCGCCGACGATTTCCAGCCCTTGGCCTCTGGAAGCACATCTGAGGTGCAGCCCACCATGGATGGTGACCACACATCAACATCACCACCATGGCCATCACGCCGTGGTGATGGTTTCGCTTCATTGGCATCTCCTTCGACTAGTCCGTCAGCGCCACGGACTGTGTGGGGTACTGCGATGGTGGCAGGGGCATCGCCGGTGCTTGCGCCACAGGATCATcatgatggtgatgatggcTGGCTACAGGGTTGGGAGAAGGACCTCCTTTCCGAGGAAGACATGCTGGCCCAGGTACAGGCCATGTCACTGGCCGAGGGGGAAGAGACGCCGAAGAAGCAGGCAGGtgggaagaagaagaagggaaAGAAGATCACGTTGATGAGCACCAATGTGAGGAGAGGAGCATGA
- a CDS encoding UBP5, Ubiquitin C-terminal hydrolase has product MPGPYMPRRQAEQQYYHHMPPQAQSPVHHNPYAAPYHHMQQYGLPHGYPQHMQPMQQWYPSYQQPLPPPPPQYAMPPRQFQPQPHASPVVVSSHLHMVPPVNRAMGQTPPIVHSRTPPVPRMPTPQAAPSTPSVHSQTHMSSSTPQTSATVDSPPPVVEPKPVPAAPLTPQSTTFKPFYPPLPWLSVPDAEFPPRASRGRRRRRAPVSTEEQGLALPSREQAVDQGATEEADQDTEGHLTPTEEPEESQASTIAGPSDAEVDTPSTSHPPSEVDLAQPTTPSTTTPSTAQTSVQTSVPKKHARNSTIPAVPRVPIRNAKAPSAASTTQQSVKAPAIAEHESTQAQETTATTSEAGGNAEETPKSSPPKPMAPKSWAELLRAKNAPAPAQPAPTPNGTVAAPSGPVVPKSNTLADILASFSVDSEKKVSFLEPRGLVNTGNLCYMNSILQVLLFCVPFYDFLDQVAKRAVHSFKSETPLVDAMIMFLRDFKLIDSAATVEQLRLRLKGNDLEQYGEPLTPEYVYDVIKRLPRFDNMKRGQQEDAEEFLGFLLAGLHDECVHIIKTGKQSQPADTITSPKTERSGSVDGGWEEVGHKQKTAVTQNSGAIDIESPVTKIFGGKLRSEYKRPGEKASVTLEPYQPLQLDIGEQNINNISDALKNLTRLETLDGAARGAKASTKQVHIETLPPVLILHLKRFHYDEKGPQKIWKKIGYPLELELPKEVFPPHKRGSYQVQGGFPRYRLTGVVYHHGKNASGGHYTVDIRRQEGREWIRMDDTMIRRIRAEEVAEGGAEEDPKVLAAALEQHKNDAGKSKNFFTQLDMEEEEPDKGGWNQVNGSEKQKDGGKKWSGVVNGTATPNSAGKRTPLPKENVRDNKVAYILFYQRIET; this is encoded by the exons ATGCCCGGCCCATATATGCCTAGGAGGCAAGCTGAGCAGCAGTACTACCACCACATGCCGCCCCAGGCCCAATCGCCCGTCCACCACAATCCCTATGCTGCCCCCTACCACCACATGCAGCAGTATGGCCTTCCCCACGGCTATCCCCAGCACATGCAGCCCATGCAACAGTGGTACCCTTCTTACCAGCAGCCCCtaccaccgccgccgccgcaaTATGCCATGCCCCCGCGCCAGTTTCAGCCGCAGCCCCATGCATCGCCTGTAGTCGTTTCTTCACATCTTCACATGGTGCCGCCAGTCAACCGGGCCATGGGGCAAACGCCCCCCATTGTCCATTCGCGCACCCCGCCAGTGCCGCGCATGCCTACGCCTCAAGCCGCGCCCTCAACCCCTTCGGTTCACTCGCAGACGCACATGTCTTCCTCGACCCCGCAGACCAGCGCCACCGTCGACAGCCCTCCGCCTGTCGTCGAGCCAAAGCCAGTCCCGGCAGCTCCCCTGACCCCGCAGTCGACCACGTTCAAGCCCTTCTATCCGCCTCTACCCTGGCTCTCTGTTCCTGACGCCGAATTTCCCCCGCGCGCCTCACGGGGACGGAGACGGCGGAGGGCTCCTGTGTCTACCGAGGAACAGGGTCTCGCCCTGCCCTCCCGAGAGCAGGCTGTCGACCAAGGTGCCACTGAGGAAGCTGATCAGGACACTGAAGGCCACCTGACTCCGACCGAGGAGCCCGAGGAGTCGCAGGCGTCCACCATCGCCGGTCCCTCTGATGCTGAGGTCGACACACCCTCTACCTCGCACCCGCCCTCCGAAGTCGATCTGGCGCAGCCCACGACTCCGTCCACGACGACACCTTCGACTGCGCAAACATCGGTCCAGACCTCTGTACCCAAGAAACACGCCCGCAACTCCACCATACCCGCTGTGCCCCGCGTCCCCATCAGGAACGCCAAGGCGCCAAGCGCAGCTTCTACCACACAGCAGTCGGTTAAGGCTCCTGCCATAGCTGAGCATGAGTCTACGCAAGCTCAAGAAACCACTGCGACTACTTCAGAAGCTGGTGGTAATGCTGAAGAGACCCCAAAGTCGTCTCCGCCGAAGCCTATGGCACCAAAGTCATGGGCAGAGCTACTTCGAGCAAAGAATGCCCCAGCCCCAGCGCAACCGGCTCCTACTCCTAATGGCACTGTGGCTGCTCCCAGCGGCCCGGTTGTCCCAAAGAGCAACACGCTTGCCGATATCTTGGCCTCTTTCTCTGTCGATTCGGAGAAAAAGGTCTCCTTTCTTGAGCCCCGCGGTCTTGTCAATACGGGCAATTTGTGCTATATGAATTCC ATCCTTCAGGTTCTTCTTTTCTGCGTTCCTTTCTACGACTTTCTGGATCAGGTCGCTAAGCGCGCTGTGCATAGCTTCAAGTCCGAGACTCCTTTGGTCGATGCGATGATTATGTTTTTGCGCGACTTCAAGCTCATTGACTCAGCTGCAACTGTTGAACAGCTTCGTCTTCGGTTGAAAGGCAATGATCTGGAGCAGTATGGTGAGCCGCTGACTCCGGAGTACGTGTACGATGTGATCAAGCGTCTTCCTCGTTTCGACAATATGAAGCGTGGCCAGCAAGAGGATGCGGAAGAATTTCTAGGATTTTTGCTTGCTGGGCTGCATGATGAGTGTGTTCATATCATCAAAACCGGAAAACAGAGCCAGCCTGCAGACACTATCACATCACCCAAGACTGAGCGGTCCGGTTCAGTGGATGGCGGCTGGGAAGAGGTCGGACACAAACAGAAAACAGCTGTTACTCAAAACTCTGGTGCTATTGACATCGAGAGTCCCGTTACCAAGATCTTTGGCGGCAAACTCCGATCCGAGTACAAGAGGCCCGGCGAGAAGGCTTCGGTCACGCTGGAGCCATATCAGCCGCTTCAACTCGACATTGGCGAGCAGAACATAAACAACATCTCCGATGCTTTAAAGAACCTTACTCGTCTGGAGACACTGGATGGTGCCGCACGCGGTGCCAAAGCGTCGACGAAGCAAGTACACATCGAGACATTGCCACCAGTCCTGATTCTTCACCTTAAACGCTTTCACTACGACGAGAAGGGCCCCCAGAAGATCTGGAAGAAGATCGGGTACCCATTGGAGCTGGAGCTTCCCAAGGAAGTCTTCCCTCCACACAAACGAGGAAGCTACCAAGTTCAGGGAGGCTTCCCCCGCTACAGGCTGACAGGCGTTGTGTACCATCATGGAAAGAACGCCAGCGGTGGCCATTACACGGTTGACATTCGCCGACAGGAAGGAAGGGAGTGGATCCGTATGGACGACACCATGATCCGGCGTATCCGCGCCGAAGAGGTTGCCGAGGGTGGTGCTGAGGAGGATCCCAAGGTTCTAGCAGCTGCCCTCGAACAGCACAAGAACGATGCTGGGAAGAGCAAGAATTTCTTCACTCAGCTCGACATGGAAGAGGAAGAGCCGGATAAAGGAGGATGGAACCAGGTCAACGGTTCCGAGAAGCAGAAGGATGGCGGCAAGAAGTGGAGCGGTGTTGTCAACGGAACGGCAACACCCAATTCAGCAGGCAAGAGGACGCCGCTTCCCAAGGAGAATGTACGCGACAACAAGGTGGCGTACATCCTGTTCTACCAGCGCATTGAAACCTGA
- a CDS encoding CaiD, Enoyl-CoA hydratase-carnithine racemase, with amino-acid sequence MSSIKPQTAPPPTSHVGLSYPADHVLLVTINRERQMNSIPFEGHLEMGQVFEWFDHEPNLRVAIVTGAGKKSFCAGQDLIQLGKIRSGELKLSPGLMRHPLSGFGGLSRRMGKKPVIAAVNGFALGGGFEIVLGCDMVVAAPHAIFGLPEALRGIFAGAGGPARLVRNVGMPIATEMALTGRPITAQRAKELNLVNRISSTPEGVVDEALKLANEIAAISPDSAIVTRAALREAWETGSVERATQLTMEQYNGRLNTSENALEGLNAFAEKRKPNWKPSKL; translated from the exons ATGTCATCGATCAAGCCCCAGACGGCTCCACCTCCAACTTCGCATGTTGGTCTATCCTATCCCGCCGACCATGTCCTACTCGTCACGATCAATCGGGAAAGACAGATGAACAGCATCCCGTTTGAGGGTCATCTGGAGATGGGACAAGTGTTCGAATGGTTCGACCACGAGCCGAATCTACGCGTCGCCATTGTTACTGGCGCGGGTAAGAAGAGCTTTTGTGCTGGACAGGACCTGATACAGCTTGGCAAGATTCGGAGCGGGGAATTGAAGCTGAGCCCTGGGCTCATGAGGCATCCGCTGAGTGGATTCGGCGGTCTGAGCCGCAGGATGGGTAAGAAGCCAGTTATTGCGGCTGTCAATGGGTTTGCACTCGGAGGCGGTTTCGAGATAGTTTTGGGCTG CGACATGGTCGTGGCTGCACCACATGCGATTTTCGGTCTTCCAGAGGCTCTGCGCGGCATCTTCGCGGGTGCAGGAGGCCCGGCACGCCTCGTCCGCAACGTCGGCATGCCCATAGCGACTGAGATGGCTTTGACTGGCCGACCCATAACTGCGCAGCGGGCCAAAGAGCTCAATCTCGTAAATCGCATCTCGTCGACTCCGGAAGGTGTCGTGGACGAGGCTCTGAAGCTGGCGAATGAGATTGCAGCTATCTCACCGGATTCCGCCATCGTTACTCGCGCAGCGTTAAGGGAAGCCTGGGAAACTGGAAGCGTCGAGCGTGCGACGCAGTTGACAATGGAGCAGTACAATGGCCGTCTCAATACAAGTGAAAATGCATTGGAGGGGCTAAACGCTTTTGCTGAGAAGCGGAAACCGAATTGGAAGCCTTCCAAGCTGTAG
- a CDS encoding AraJ, Arabinose efflux permease has product MTAQSELEEKHVISDKFNSQGEEYSRPSSASRDEDVVQHAEPGRSDEVAEDKEAQLDARSTVTAESAIPPPPDGGLHAWLKVFGGFMIYINIWGFTLSYGVFQTYYRTTLLSSSSPSAISWIGTTQAWLLIIVGVMSGPLFDLGYFRSMLLVGNALVVLGIMMLSLSTQYWQVFLSQGLCMGLGAGLLYIPSLAMVGVWFSRRRAFALGIVMSGIAVGGVIYINMFNQLVHSAGFPWTMRAIGFVALAAALLSIPALLSGSDWLNRKRKRRSLFDKTALTDRLFLIFTACTFATFLGYIVPYFYIPTYAKERLGSSESTALYMLVLAIAGSFFGRLMSAVVAHWLGAIVTWAICTFASGILSLCWIVIEDEKTFIAFSILWGFFSAGLVTLPSAAFANITPDLSRLGTRLGMSWSVSSIATLIGAPIAGALLKKKDGRTDFIGVQVWSGVCLIIGTCCLIVLWIFTVKTQKKGWKV; this is encoded by the exons ATGACGGCACAATCAGAGCTAGAAGAGAAACATGTCATCTCAGACAAGTTCAACTCGCAGGGGGAAGAGTACAGTCGCCCCTCATCGGCGTCTCGCGACGAAGATGTCGTGCAACACGCAGAGCCAGGAAGGAGCGATGAGGTAGCCGAAGACAAAGAAGCACAACTCGATGCTCGGTCAACCGTCACTGCAGAATCTGCAATTCCGCCTCCTCCAGATGGCGGCCTACATGCATGGTTAAAAGTTTTTGGCGGCTTCATGATTTACATCAACATTTG GGGTTTCACGTTAAGCTACGGCGTCTTCCAAACCTACTACCGCACCACGCTCCTCAGCAGCTCCTCCCCCTCGGCAATATCCTGGATCGGCACCACGCAAGCCTGGCTCCTCATCATCGTCGGCGTCATGTCAGGTCCGCTCTTCGACCTCGGCTACTTCCGTTCCATGCTGCTTGTCGGCAACGCCCTCGTCGTGCTAGGCATCATGATGTTGAGTCTGAGCACACAGTACTGGCAGGTGTTCCTGAGCCAAGGTCTGTGCATGGGGCTGGGTGCGGGTCTGCTGTATATCCCTAGCTTAGCCATGGTGGGCGTGTGGTTTAGTCGGCGGAGAGCCTTTGCACTGGGGATCGTCATGAGCGGTATTGCTGTTGGTGGTGTCATTTATATTAACATGTTCAACCAGCTTGTCCACTCTGCTGGGTTTCCCTGGACTATGCGCGCAATTGGTTTCGTTGCGCTCGCCGCCGCGCTGCTTTCTATCCCAGCGCTTCTTTCTGGATCGGATTGGCTCAACCGCAAACGTAAGCGTCGCTCGCTCTTCGATAAAACGGCCCTCACAGACCGTTTGTTTCTTATCTTTACGGCTTGTACTTTTGCTACGTTCCTTGGCTATATCGTGCCGTACTTTTACATCCCAACGTATGCTAAAGAGCGCTTGggaagcagcgagagcaCTGCGTTGTACATGCTCGTCCTTGCCATCGCAGGTAGCTTCTTCGGAAGACTAATGTCTGCTGTTGTGGCGCATTGGCTAGGCGCTATTGTCACATGGGCAATATGTACGTTCGCAAGCGGGATTTTATCTCTCTGTTGGATTGTCATCGAAGATGAAAAGACGTTTATTGCGTTTAGTATTCTTTGGG GTTTCTTCTCTGCGGGTCTGGTAACTCTTCCCTCTGCTGCATTCGCAAACATCACCCCGGATCTTTCGCGTCTAGGCACGCGCTTGGGAATGTCATGGAGTGTATCCAGTATTGCAACGCTTATTGGCGCGCCCATTGCGGGTGCTCTGCTCAAGAAAAAGGACGGCCGAACAGACTTCATCGGCGTCCAGGTGTGGAGTGGGGTTTGTTTGATCATTGGCACGTGTTGTCTGATTGTGCTGTGGATTTTTACCGTGAAAACACAGAAGAAAGGATGGAAGGTTTAA
- a CDS encoding putative sap domain-containing protein, with protein sequence MSDYSKMKNDELSALLKERKLPHTGKKAEMVERLQKDDEKSSAKLSTRGEDEIDWDDEGDDVVAAPATTTTTQEETVTTNAETVANAGGEGQPPNPQAVPNQVADIDPAQTDDLKVEAPAEDTEAKPEEKQEPIPDYSRGLAATKLDEEIEKRKKRALKFGTKFEDDEGLKKLERAKKFGEVGPPKGLDEALPERERRQKRTREGTEDASSNKRRDAGRDAGRSGGRGGRRENRNRDAKDSRDSNDNRRSERKTAGGAGGSGSGSGTTWMSEKDRAAAEARKAKFAKPAASA encoded by the coding sequence ATGTCGGACTACTCCAAGATGAAGAACGACGAGCTGTCAGCGCTCCTCAAAGAGCGCAAGCTCCCTCACACCGGCAAGAAGGCAGAGATGGTTGAACGCCTACAGAAGGACGACGAGAAGTCTAGCGCAAAGCTTTCTACCCGCGGTGAAGATGAGATCGACTGGGACGACGAAGGCGACGATGTCGTTGCAGCGCctgccaccaccaccactacGCAAGAAGAGACCGTCACTACTAACGCAGAGACTGTCGCCAACGCTGGAGGTGAAGGCCAGCCACCGAATCCTCAAGCCGTACCCAATCAAGTCGCCGATATTGACCCCGCCCAAACGGACGACCTGAAGGTAGAAGCGCCCGCAGAAGACACAGAGGCCAAGCCCGAAGAGAAACAGGAGCCCATCCCCGATTACTCAAGAGGTCTTGCTGCCACTAAGCTTGACGAAGAGATCGAAAAGCGTAAGAAGCGCGCCCTCAAGTTCGGTACCAAGTTCGAAGACGACGAGGGTCTCAAGAAGCTGGAGCGTGCTAAGAAGTTTGGAGAAGTCGGTCCCCCCAAGGGACTCGACGAGGCTTTGCCGGAGCGAGAGCGCCGCCAAAAACGGACACGAGAAGGTACTGAAGATGCAAGCAGCAACAAGCGTCGCGACGCAGGTCGGGATGCAGGCCGCTCTGGAGGCCGTGGAGGTCGACGCGAGAACCGCAACCGAGACGCCAAAGACAGCCGGGACAGCAATGATAACCGTCGCAGTGAAAGGAAGACTGCAGGCGGCGCTGGTGGTAGCGGTAGCGGTAGCGGTACCACTTGGATGAGCGAAAAGGACAGGGCTGCTGCTGAGGCCAGGAAAGCCAAGTTCGCGAAGCCGGCAGCTTCGGCTTGA
- a CDS encoding Cast multi-domain protein has product MRKPHVPYGKRPIRPSNSTQQREASGSNENETKGEQAYERISQQARRRDYRAKAQRRVDTISSRGKTAARDKAAMHDSPSCNSLKGTGVLHRNRLDSDTNGEEDIAEAVARSLVDNEGAAPEAADIAKAIVMSLSTHDKPSSPSRAASPYDALKVLKEVMEACMKCLDESTQGQDMVSASQIAGCIKSWRGTISNVIYAAKTAEDRRIGDLKVQLCFDQKVREKHQQETEKLNQMWEAKVLEMQCEQQKKKAETYEAQIAEQRSASLSEVTLEEQHPIVKQRRPQAIKSASPYVHDEVSRLSRDIAVLRSEHAAELESRRHESSLLKQKAERLADANAALRQTQKTKKNEQKQKMEKLIQTYEARVKILQGTPKPVDTNTVSRPTQGRVTPSELLLSKIEESQDKAQTDCQITRSDPTGRLGSSVSPRKRKLDGDMFSQAESVDQPRKRVRARSME; this is encoded by the coding sequence ATGCGCAAGCCGCATGTGCCATACGGCAAGCGCCCTATTCGCCCTAGCAATTCGACTCAACAAAGAGAGGCCTCCGGTAGTAACGAAAACGAAACCAAAGGCGAGCAAGCTTATGAAAGGATCAGTCAACAGGCTAGACGCAGGGACTACAGAGCAAAGGCGCAAAGACGCGTTGATACTATCTCCAGTCGGGGTAAAACAGCAGCACGGGACAAGGCGGCCATGCATGACAGTCCATCCTGCAACAGCCTGAAAGGGACTGGTGTGTTACACCGCAATAGACTTGACTCCGACACCAATGGTGAAGAGGACATTGCAGAAGCCGTGGCTCGCTCGCTCGTTGATAATGAAGGCGCTGCGcctgaagctgccgataTCGCCAAAGCCATAGTCATGTCGCTCTCAACCCATGACAAGCCATCAAGTCCTTCTCGTGCAGCCAGTCCCTATGACGCACTCAAAGTTCTCAAGGAAGTCATGGAAGCTTGTATGAAATGCTTAGACGAAAGCACACAAGGGCAGGACATGGTATCAGCGAGCCAGATAGCAGGATGCATTAAATCTTGGAGAGGCACAATATCCAACGTTATATACGCAGCCAAGACAGCAGAAGATCGGCGGATCGGGGATTTGAAAGTCCAATTATGCTTCGATCAGAAGGTGCGGGAGAAGCATCAGCAAGAAACGGAAAAGCTTAACCAAATGTGGGAGGCCAAAGTGCTGGAGATGCAGTGCGAGCAGCAGAAAAAGAAGGCCGAGACGTATGAGGCTCAAATCGCAGAGCAGAGGTCTGCGAGCCTATCTGAAGTAACGCTGGAAGAACAACACCCAATCGTAAAGCAACGCCGTCCGCAAGCCATCAAATCAGCATCACCCTACGTCCACGATGAGGTCTCGCGACTAAGCAGAGACATTGCAGTGCTTAGGTCAGAACATGCAGCCGAGCTTGAAAGCAGGCGCCATGAAAGCAGCCTTCTGAAGCAAAAGGCTGAGCGGCTAGCCGATGCAAACGCAGCACTCCGACAAACTCAAAAGACCAAGAAGAACGAACAGAAACAGAAGATGGAAAAGCTCATCCAAACATACGAGGCACGCGTGAAAATACTGCAGGGAACTCCAAAGCCTGTTGATACGAACACAGTTTCGAGGCCTACACAAGGACGGGTAACTCCTTCAGAGCTATTACTCTCCAAGATTGAAGAGTCTCAAGATAAGGCGCAGACTGACTGTCAAATCACACGTTCGGACCCGACAGGACGACTCGGAAGTTCCGTTTCTCCTCGTAAGCGTAAACTTGACGGGGACATGTTTAGTCAGGCCGAGAGTGTGGATCAGCCGCGCAAGAGGGTGAGAGCTCGGTCGATGGAGTAA
- a CDS encoding mitochondrial genome maintenance protein Mgr2, producing the protein MPIPVGSMPQGAHGPSTLDKLKMGGMMGGSVGLIIGFIFGFTNIVRFGPGPNGMLRTLGQYMMGSAATFGFFMAIGTTIRTDSSPIATEAFRTANRRPMILPRHYQYPRAAREEKN; encoded by the exons ATGCCCATACCAGTTGGCTCCATGCCCCAGGGCGCGCATGGCCCTTCAACTCTTGACAAGC TGAAGATGGGTGGCATGATGGGTGGAT ctgtCGGTTTGATCATTGGCTTCATTTTCG GATTCACCAACATTGTTCGATTTGGTCCGGGCCCGAATGGGATGCTAAGGACGCTGGGCCAATACATGATGGGCTCAGCCGCCACGTTTGG CTTCTTCATGGCCATCGGCACTACCATCCGAACCGACAGCTCCCCCATTGCGACTGAAGCTTTCCGCACCGCCAATCGCCGGCCCATGATCCTTCCGCGACACTACCAGTACCCACGCGCCGCACGCGAGGAGAAGAACTAG